The segment CATAAAAGTTAAAGACAATAAAATAGATGACGTAAAATTCAAGACATTCGGATGCGGTGCTGCCATAGCGGTATCAAGTATGGTAAGCGAGATGGCAAAAGGAAAAACTCTGGATGAAGCAATGAAGATATCAAATGAAGATGTTGCCGCAAAACTGGGAGGACTTCCTGATAATAAAATGCACTGCTCAAATCTCGGAGCTGAAGCACTTCATGCCGCAATTGAAAACTATCGTAAAAAAGGAGAGAAATAATGGATGAAAAAAAATGTAACTGTCCTTTCTGCGACGATGAGACCAAAGAAAATCTGTCAGGCATCTGCAATCCGTGTTCAAATGAGCTTGTGGCTAAATATGATAAGGTTCTGGACTGTACAGGTCTTTGCTGCCCTGCCCCTGTTTTTGAGATAAGAAAAAAAATCGATGAAATGAAAGCGGGCGAAGTTCTTTTAATGATGGCTGATGATCCTGCATCAGAAGAAGATATAAAAGCATGGGCTGAAAGAACCGGAAATAAGCTTTTGTCTGTCAATAAAGACAAAGATATATTCAGCTTTCTGATAAAAAAATCATAAAAAAAGAAAAATATCTTTAAATTAACGCAGAAGAAAGTGTCAGATTGATTGTTTTAGAAAAATATATTAAAATCTAATTAATAAGGGCATTGGTTTTTAAACCAAAAAGCCAGAACTATCTCCCGAATAAGATATTATTTATAATATCCTTTATTTTTATGGAGGTAGTTCTTTTATTTGTCACAAAACATTTGTATTTTTTCTGTCATCTTTTATAATGTTAGTTTGCAATTTGTTTTAGGACAAATCTGCTTCCGCTGGGGTGTAGTCTAGTGGTAGGACACATGACTCTGGATCATGGCGCGGGGGTTCGAGTCCTCCCACCCCAGCCACTAAAAATAATCAAGATACTTGGCAAATAAAGCCAGCCATGCTATCAGGAAATCCTTTAAAGACTATATTATAAAAATATTCAATATTCAAATTTCAGTACGCCTGCATCATACAATGATGCACAATAATACAGACCAGGAAAAGACATTGATATCAGTACATGGCGGTATTAAAATCATGATGGTATTAAAATGTATGTGGGATCTCAAATCTTTATAAAAACATGGGAAAAATGATATACTTGCTAAAAAGATACTTATAAAAGCAGGGATTTAAAAATCTTGCCTTTGGGAGATCAGGTTATGAAGTATAGCTTACTTGTATCAACTTTGTACTATATATGCGGTTGTTTTTACATGATTTTTGGTGCATATGCAGTAGCTTCTAATGCAAAAAGCAGAAACAACAGGCTGTTTTTATTAACAACAAGCTCACTGGCAATTTGGTCATTTTCATATTCTATTTCAAGCTCAGCGCCTACGGCGGAAGCAAGTGCATTTTGGAACTGTATGTCTGTTTTTGGCTGGGGATTTTTTCACAGCCTTTTCCTCCACTTTGCACTGATTCTGACAAAAACTAAAAGTCGATTAAATAAGCGAATTACGCTTATTATACTTTATTTGCCCACTTTTATAAATGTAGTTCTGTTTGCGCCCTTTGGGCTTCTTGCAGAGAAACAATATGAAATGGTGAAGAGCGACTTCGGATGGAGAAATACGCTTCCTGCAAATATTGGCCAGGCTTGGATTAACATATACTACATTACATATACAGTGATTGCTATTGTATTAATTATTCGCTGGTGGAAAAAACTTGAACCCCATACCGCCCTGAAGCGGCAGGTAACATATTTCATAGCATCCAT is part of the Actinomycetota bacterium genome and harbors:
- a CDS encoding sulfurtransferase TusA family protein, with amino-acid sequence MDEKKCNCPFCDDETKENLSGICNPCSNELVAKYDKVLDCTGLCCPAPVFEIRKKIDEMKAGEVLLMMADDPASEEDIKAWAERTGNKLLSVNKDKDIFSFLIKKS
- the nifU gene encoding Fe-S cluster assembly scaffold protein NifU — encoded protein: MYNEKVLDHFTNPRNVGSIENADGVGEVGSPVCGDMMTFYIKVKDNKIDDVKFKTFGCGAAIAVSSMVSEMAKGKTLDEAMKISNEDVAAKLGGLPDNKMHCSNLGAEALHAAIENYRKKGEK